A single genomic interval of uncultured Desulfobulbus sp. harbors:
- a CDS encoding HD domain-containing protein has protein sequence MSQKRPNPLPPLQAMLPVTEPLFQQTLAWYFSYAKSYFSDDANCQEHILLKQKHSLRVAALIGVLARELGLSDEERVLAKLIGLLHDIARFEQYTRYQSFHDKVSFDHGEVGAKLLCEVGPLQGLDNDLREILSCAILHHNKIDIPTTLSKRETLHTRLVRDADKLDIIYLTCSYLKNGSRFPTVFPAGAGQVSPEIVHALARRQLVEYGMVRSLGDFHLLKAGWVYDLNFTPSLDILHRRGHLSLLKAALPASTEIEEIFNQIQHYIQERLG, from the coding sequence ATGAGCCAAAAACGCCCCAACCCACTCCCTCCTCTTCAAGCAATGCTTCCCGTTACAGAACCCCTTTTTCAACAGACCCTTGCATGGTACTTTTCCTATGCAAAATCGTATTTCTCAGACGATGCCAACTGTCAGGAGCATATTCTGCTCAAACAAAAACACAGCCTCAGGGTTGCGGCCCTCATTGGCGTCCTTGCCAGGGAACTGGGGCTCTCCGATGAAGAGAGAGTCCTGGCAAAACTGATTGGGTTGCTGCACGATATTGCCAGATTCGAGCAGTACACCCGTTACCAGAGCTTCCATGACAAGGTCTCCTTCGATCATGGAGAGGTTGGCGCGAAACTGCTCTGCGAGGTCGGACCGTTACAGGGTCTCGACAACGATCTGCGCGAAATACTGAGTTGCGCGATTCTTCACCACAACAAGATCGATATCCCAACCACTCTTTCCAAGCGGGAAACCCTCCATACCCGTCTCGTGCGGGATGCGGACAAGCTCGATATCATCTATCTCACCTGCAGTTATCTGAAAAACGGCAGCAGATTTCCCACGGTATTTCCAGCGGGTGCAGGCCAGGTATCTCCAGAGATCGTTCACGCCCTGGCCCGAAGACAGCTGGTGGAATACGGCATGGTACGAAGTCTTGGCGACTTTCATCTCCTGAAGGCCGGCTGGGTCTATGATCTTAATTTCACCCCTTCCCTGGACATCCTCCACAGACGAGGCCACCTCAGTCTCCTGAAAGCCGCTCTCCCCGCATCAACCGAGATTGAGGAGATCTTCAATCAGATCCAGCACTATATCCAGGAACGGCTCGGCTGA
- a CDS encoding diguanylate cyclase gives MAEHESRILVIDDDPGAIRLLATLLKGCGKVYFTTRGSEARTMAQAINPDLVLLDIVMPDRDGLKVCQEFKQDPLLAEIPILFVTSQTDADMETQALEAGALDFIHKPPHPQIVKARVSNYLALKHHTDQLRMLSTQDGLTGIANRRSFDKAIENEWRRACRNRYPLSLLMLDIDHFKQFNDRYGHQAGDDCLRTVAGYLATRVRRPGDLVARYGGEEFAMLLPKCPLEYALEFAESILADIAELEIDHTEGEETRRVTVSIGVGCSQNVCKGRRACWHEAHRLDQDLLCGMTSANLIRQADMALYQAKQNGRNRIEVSSMPLAFEEHSEGA, from the coding sequence ATGGCTGAACACGAATCCCGCATCCTGGTGATCGACGATGATCCCGGAGCAATCCGCCTTCTGGCCACTCTCCTCAAAGGGTGCGGCAAGGTCTATTTTACCACCCGGGGAAGCGAGGCCCGAACAATGGCTCAGGCGATCAATCCCGATCTGGTTTTGCTGGACATCGTTATGCCGGACCGGGATGGCCTGAAAGTCTGTCAAGAATTCAAGCAAGATCCGTTGCTGGCCGAGATCCCTATCCTGTTCGTCACCTCCCAGACCGACGCTGACATGGAAACCCAGGCGCTGGAAGCCGGTGCCCTTGATTTCATCCACAAGCCTCCGCATCCGCAGATCGTCAAGGCCAGGGTGAGCAATTACCTGGCGCTCAAACATCACACCGATCAGTTGCGAATGCTCAGCACCCAGGACGGTCTGACAGGCATCGCCAATCGGCGTTCTTTCGACAAGGCGATAGAGAACGAGTGGCGGCGTGCCTGCCGAAACAGGTACCCCTTGTCCCTGTTGATGCTCGATATCGATCATTTCAAACAGTTCAACGACCGGTATGGGCACCAGGCTGGAGACGACTGCCTGCGTACCGTGGCCGGTTATCTGGCCACACGGGTGCGGCGTCCGGGGGACCTGGTGGCCCGCTACGGAGGTGAGGAGTTTGCTATGCTGTTGCCCAAGTGCCCGTTGGAATACGCCCTCGAGTTTGCCGAATCGATCCTTGCGGACATAGCCGAGCTGGAAATCGACCATACCGAAGGCGAAGAGACGAGGCGGGTGACCGTCAGTATTGGCGTTGGCTGCAGCCAGAATGTCTGTAAGGGCAGGAGGGCCTGCTGGCATGAGGCGCACAGACTGGATCAGGATCTGCTGTGCGGCATGACGTCGGCAAATCTGATCAGGCAGGCGGATATGGCGCTGTATCAGGCCAAGCAGAACGGCAGAAACCGGATTGAGGTTTCGTCCATGCCTCTCGCTTTCGAAGAGCATTCTGAAGGAGCTTGA